The sequence AAATGTATTGTTTTGTTGAATTTATACTTGATGGTCCTCTTGAGCTGTATTCAGCGACACTTGAAGCTGCtttcttatttaaaaaaatgtgtTGAACAACGAAACTGTTCAATCTGAAATggtaacatttttttatttaattaaaatttgttcTTTATTATTCATTATCTGCTTAAAGATACTAGCAATTATGCAAGTTTCTGGAACTCTGAATGATGAGATGTGCggataataatataatatcttaACTCTTAATATAAAGGgggtttgtttttcttaaatttGTTCATCCTTCGGTAAGTGTTTCAATCCAAGTTGGATCACATAAAAGAGGGAACTTGCAACAGAGAAGTGGATTTATGTTATAACAGTTACTAATTTTGGCTATTTGTTTGTGTATAGTCTAATCTGGTTTGCAACAGAGCAGTGGTTGTTAGAATTGAAATATGAAATCTGTATCCATTCACTGCTGCAATTCTTTCGTACCAAAGACGTGATATTATGAGTTCGGATGAAAATTGTGTTGTTTCGGAAACTGAATGCCCAAAAGGAGGAAACCGTGAAAATAGAGGAAGTAAGAAATGAGTATTTGAAGCAGAGTAGATGGTAAAATCTTTACATTATTAGCAAAattgtttcttttattcggaatgAGACATTAGACGTTCAAGTGGTTTCTTTTATTGTGACTCGAATCAAATGACCAATTTGGCCGCAGAGTGATATTGAAAGGAATATGTTTGGTtgaatttagtttgttttttaattttaagagcTACACATATACGAGTCATTTAGAATTATCATGTAACAAACTTTTGAATATTTTGATATTGTATTCTATTTTTGAAATGAATTGTGCATTTAAATTTGAGTGAACAATCAATTTTTACCGGGTATATCATTGTAATATAGAGAATAGAatataactaaaaatataaaaaaaaaatcaagaatagGGGTGGTTTTAACCACCTTTATAGCATGAATAGAAAGTTTTAACCGCCTCTATAATTTTTTAGCTACGTTTGACCCTACTCCGTCGGTGATGATTTTCATCGGTCATTCGTAGTTCTGAGCTCCTTTAATGACAGATTTATGGCGGTCGGCAAAATCGTTCCTATGCCTTGGAGGCGTAGCAAAAAAAACTGCCTCCATAGACTGTTTTTATTGTAATGAACTAAGTCTGTTACATATACTAATAACAAATTTTGGTGCCAAACTATCTAATGTGTTTAGTGTATTatgaatataattacaaatagccaacaaaaaaaaaaaaatgtgtgaAACTATATTAATGTGtaagttttttattatatgtctATAAATGGTTAATACATTTATTGTGTTATtgatatagttacaaataattctctaatatattttattttcttgccGAATTCCctccatttttttattatatgtcaTTGTAggatttttaatttgtttttttatatatcgtTTTTTATTACCAATACAAGTTTAGAAAATAATTACTAAAtactaatatttaattatttattggtttaatacatcatttgccctcctgaacttgttcaaaaagcttgattggtcccctgaacttttaaaatgtctggatagccccctgaacttgcataaaatgtaatctatTGATCACTcagtcgtaaaaaagtaagtcaaatgcgAAATATATATTCCCCGagttttaaaaaaagtaaaacgaccaaaatcgggatatacgattctaatattagagaagataaattttatagttaagtaagtaataacttcatttttaatccatttttaaattatgtaataacattctaagatgcgtggaaacatctttcgcatttaacttactttcttgcgaccgagtgatcaattgattacattttatgcaagttcaggaggctatcagaacactttgaaagttcaggggaccaatcaagctttttggacaaattgagggagcaaatgatgtattaagcctttttataataaaatgacGAAAAAAGTACcgtataacaaaaaaaaatatatattcatataaacataaaaatattattgCCTAAAAACTACTCAAGCTGTTTTAGACGtaaaataactaattaaaaattgatattcaatgttctttttataattattccataaaatattaatagcatattaaaaaatttattatatagaGCCTCTATTTTTTGGAGGCCCTAAGCCACCGTCTCTATTCTATTGCCTAAGGGCAGGGCCGGCCATGTGATCTATAGAGGAGAAAATACGAGTATTCATATTTATtgtattcaatttttttaaaaaaattgtattattctgatttatttaaaaacaaattTTGCAGTGTAAGGCGGACCAACTATGTACAATTTTGTATTACTGGTCATGCAATCCTACGCTAATTGTTTGGGAGGGATGCAATAATTCTACAAACTAAGAGAAAAATTAAGACATGTTTAGGACAAGGACAAATCAATGGAGATAACTTTGCAATTAATCACTAGGTTACTTGTTTCGAAATTCACCCTACATTTCCTTCATTCTATTCATCCACATTCGGAAAGATTGGAAGaggaattataaaaaaatttagaataatcCGGGACTAAATTGATCATGCACCATTCAGATGTTGACACATCAGCACAACAAATGGGTTTAGGTACAGTTTCGTCCAACCGGAGATTTAgaaattttaaatattgaatTGAAAGTCAGGGATTTAAAAAACTAAATCTCCAAAATTtgattggaaagctaaatatcCATAATTATATCATGGATTCGGTCCAAAAagggacaagtttagggggcttgGGAGCCTAaatctaaattataaaaaagaaatttagTCTCCATGATATTTCATATTAAGTGACATTATTTTATTGGTTGGATTCAAATAACATAATGGAGTACAtgtaaaattcatatttttatctATTATAATCATACATGTATTCATAGTTAATAAAAGAACAAAGAATTCATGCTTTAGATATCAACAATGGCTTCCATGAAGATTTTCTGCTGAATTTTCATGATTTTCTACTGCTGATTGCAACCGTTTGGCTCTCTTTAATTATTAGTCCATCGAATTACAAATTTTCAATATGGAATCCACAACTAGACATTGTATGGAACTTTTGAATTTTCTTATAAAAGGCATTACATCTTACGAAACAAATTGCAATTTTGGTTTCAGTTACGACCCTATTGCAGATGATTACAACGATGTAGTACTTCTATCGTCAAGGCTATCATCGGGTCTTATAACCTCAATTGTCGCCTTATGAAGTTTGGATTTTTGATTGAAGTCAAGTTGTTAGAAAACGATTCAAGATTTTTCTTATATTGAATACAATTAATGAAGCTCCTAGTGGACATGGTTCTATAGATGATTATTTGCATTATTGACCATGTACAATTGTGGAATTTGATGTAACAAAACAAAACTGGGTAATTAATcttcaaattcaatcaatttaagtaattttattgaatattcTTCTAACTCATAACAATattgaaaagaataaaaatataaggtGTTATTCTCATAACTCAGTTGCTATATCTAATTTTTATGTTAAATAGTTAGTTtaacacatatgaaatcaatTAGTTCGTGGTGAAATTTCAAGGTGGATAATTCTTTGGTATGTGATATGTTTGtacctaattttttttgtaattgatCAATGTCTCAAAAACACCATACAAATATCTTGTGGTATCGATAGATATTATAGTTAAGATAAAGAAACATTTTTCGTCAATAGACTTCTACACACAAAGTGTAGAGATTGTTAAGGTATATCTAGAAtcctatttaattttaatttcctAATTAAATAGGAAAAATTCTTGTATAAGAGGATTCTAAACATGATGTCGAAGCCAAATATTCAGCTTTACAAGTAAACAATGTTAAGACGGCTTACTTTTTAGAACTCCATAAGAAGCGTCATGCCATCTTGAAAATATACAAAGCTAGTGGGGTATTTTGATTATCCTTAGCAGTGGCCTAatcgatatatatatatcatagtACTAATACATACTTATAAAGTAAATGCTTTTTCTTGGGATTATATTATATTTCACAAAGGAGAAACAAAAGTAGAGAAAGCAAGAGAAGCAAAATGTTTATTAGACAAGTGTAAGTATGTATACATATGATAGTTCCAGCATCTAAAAGTCATTTCTTCAATTTAAATTAAAGTcattacaaatatatatatcgTTTCCTGGTGGAGAAAAACTGTCTCTTAACaattaattgattctaaagagttacaaaaataaataaatataatttcttttttttagatgatagaaataagaaaaagatagtaaggccctgttctttattacttaatttcagtaacaatcagttcagttcagttcaattcagttcagttcagttcaattcaattcaattcagttcagttcaatttaattcagttcagttcagttcagtattcagtttcagcattcagtttcagcatccagtttcagcattcagtaatttatcattatttattatgttataattataattattattattattatttatctataatttatcattatttatttattattattattattattattattatttatactttatcattatctataaattagataaaagtcaagaaatgataatttattaaagtatatatcgtttaataagaaaattaaaactaaagtatgcatccatatttaaaaattaggaattccatccatattatgaattatttctaaaatttaccgggataaaattgcaccattttagacgttaggggtaaaattactcctaacccaaaacgttatgtttgcactttaacccttaattagaataaaaagttaagagtttatattcatatgaaaatttgtatttaattttataggctttaaattatatctaaatttgtgtttgtatataatttgtatttttaatttaaattagcctcatttttatttaatttcataggcttttatcgagccaaaattttatcaacccgagcttttatttgatattcaatttagttttctCTTtagtaatatatttatttattattgatattattaaatttattagaaccattattattattattattataagtttattaatgtccaatattatcattaaaattattttaaagtctaatatcatcattattgttaagtttgGTTAAGctcggtagcattcagttaagttcagtagtattcagttaaattcagttcagttcagttcaattcaggtcagtattcagttcaattcagttcagttcagttcaattcagttcagttcagttcaattcagttcagttcagttcagttcagtttttttcagcgataaagaacagagcctaaaaGTAGTACCAAAAGTGTAGAAACCATTCTTGCAATAGACTTGACGCATAACCATTCTTCTTCTCTAAGAGCTTAGAGAAACAAGACTTTCGACGTagaaactataattaaaaaaattcagctCGATTACAAGACTTGTTTCAATCTTTTTAAAAATTCTTCCTTTAAGATCATATAAATATATGCGTCAATGTGAGATAAGAAGAACATTTTCTCCATCTTTAGAATATCCCCAATATTGTAAACAAAGGCCTAACTCACcccaaaaggtacctcaaagggtgaggattgcctcacatatttaaggagccaTATATCTTCCTCATTTAGTGGCTAACTTTTCTCTTTTATCTTAACTCCAATTTTTTAAGCCACTGCATGAAGAGAAAACATATTATTATGTTTTAGACTATAGAGTAAGGTGCCATCAATTTCagtaaataattttatatttcattcAAATATTGACAGTTATATGTGTATAGTTGAATGAGTTGATTAATGTGTTTAAAATTATGTGTTTGTGTGCTCGTGTGCTGACCCGTTATAATATTATGACTATCATATTTAGTTAAACATTAGATTGTTACACAAACATCTTCatatttgaaattgaaattcatttttttttcaaatcgtAAATACATTGGACAATTTAGAGTGAAATAAGTCATTGTGATTGAAATGGAATTCTTGTGAGACATTAAGCTCGACAACAGTGGGATCCGAACAATTGGCATGGGTTTGATTATTTCtagtttgattatttatttgaaataaaaccttatatttttatagtttgattatttattttcagttaaaAATAGAGTATTAGTATGTTTTTGTTAAAACGTGATTTAGTAGTGATCTAAGGACAAAATtatcaacaaaatcaatttaaaaaagaagaaataattcaAACAAGTGATTTCGATGAAATACTTATTTTCATTCCCTTTAAAAGCATTAGGACACTTGTAGATCCCAATATGCatcaaattttgtgaaaagGGAATAAAGGAACTCATTTATTAGCTGCAATAAATGCATGTGTTGGCAAAAAAATGAGTGAGGAAGATGAAATTCGGATTGTGGTAGAGCAATCCACATTCTATGTGTGGAAGGGAGGGTTTCGTTACGTAGTTAATAGCATTTTCGATTGAAAAGAGCAACAGAAGATACACTACAAGAAAGTCGGTCTATAACGACCAAATTTAACGAAGGTACCTCTAGTATCCTcgttaaaaatgtttttttacGAGGATAAAAAGTTACTCTCGTTATAAATTACATTAATTAGTGACCGTAAATAAAACTCGATGTTATTAGTTTATAATACTCTCGTTATTGATATATCATTTATTAACCTCATAAAAACACAGTCGCTATTACTAAACTACCGTTGTAATAAATTTTCTAAAATTTGGGgcgaaaatattaaattttttataacaatttttttttgttcgtgATTTGCTAAAATCACAAATTGAGAGgtaattctttatttattttttttggcaaaaacCCTTTTAAACCTTGAGTTATTGAAAAAAAGATTTCGTAGACACAGGACGTGACTCAAAAAAACCTATCTATCATTTTAGGTTTACTCCACCGCCGCCGTCCCCAAAGCCCTGTCAAATTTCAATTTACCCATCTCTGCCTCTGTTACCGTCCCTCATAGACGAAGAATTCCACCGGCACCCACGTTGTTACTATTTCCACCACTCGTTTCTCTCTTCGACATTCACATGTATTTGATTCGATCCTTGCATTCTCTAAAAGCTCCTTCTACTCATTCTTTGATGAAAGACCTATCGTTCCACTGCGTGAATGGATTGATGAAGATCGCATTGTGGTAAACCATTTCTagatttattcattattttcatttccttttgGTTTTTCACTGACCATTGCTTAATCAACGTTACTAGCATATGAACTTTTCATTTGTTTTACTGAAATTTGAACAATTCCTAGGTTATCAATCAATTTCTTTATCATTTgcatttacctttttttttctctccctCTTAAGTGGTTAGAAAGGATTATTGGCGAGTTATGAGTATTTGGTATTAAAATGATATAGCTTATGATTGTGTTCTGGAGTAAATTTACCCATTTCATGTTACTGACTTGTttcatttcaaatttcaattcatGAAAGGGCTTTTTAATTGAGTGATTGTAGTAGAATCAGGAATTTTCAGTTGTTACATGTTAGTCGCTTAGGCTTATGGATTTTGGTTGCGCATTCATGCCCAGAATCTGTTCAGGTGAAGTGCTTTGGTCCTTTGTTACAGCAAGTGATGTATTTCCTGTTCTGTTTTTGCAATAACCGGTCTGAAGGGCATCTAGTCTTTTCTGTTATGGAATCTAATCTGcattaagaaaaaaaaccaGACAAACCCGTTATTTAAAAAACAGAACATGAAAGACAGCACCCCTTTAAATAGAGTTCTAGCTTTGTTTGGTTGGCTAAATTCTCACATGCCGGTTATATGAGCGAGTGGGCGGCTTTCCcgtaagaaaaggaaaggactGGACTGTGAGACTCCAGTATTGAGGGAGCCTGGGTGGAAGCACAAAAAAGAGAGTGTAAAATCAAAGTAAAGATATTGATGAGGAACCATCAACGGGCTTCGATCTATATGACCTCCGGGAAGTACAAGAAAATGCAATAGAAAATGATTAAATCTGATACAGAATGTTATGTGTTTCTCAGGAGATATTCTCCCTTATTACTGGAACTCAATATCTACTTGAAGGTTTCATATGCTTCATAGATAGTTCCTTATTGTGTATAATGCAATTTAGCTATCAAGGTTTTTAATAATGTCAATTTTTGGCCTTTATTGTTAACTTTTATTCATTGTTTCCAGATGTTACGAACCCTGATCAATGCCCTCGAAAAAAATTCTATTGAAATTGAGCTTATATGGCTTTATTTCATTCAATTTGGAACTTTATACATGAAAGAGAAACATTCATGCTCTTTTAGATGGAACTTGCCGTATCAGGTGAAGAATAGTTGTTCATTTCTCCATTTCACTAAAGACCCAATGAAAATATGTGCAAAAGCCTCTGTTTATTTTCCAGCTATCACTTCTCGCTGAAATTCTGCTATTTCTGTTCACTGCCGATGTTGTTTGGTTGATGCTAGTTATGTTGCGGTTGACGTTAGTGGCTCTTTTGGTTGTGTCCTTCAAGTTGAGAATATATATTGTGTGGGTTACAATTTCGGTATGCTTTCTAACTGCTCCTCTCCTAGTTCTGCATATCCGAGGGCCTGTGCTATATGCATAATATAAGATGCTCTGTTTTGGTTTGGGATTGAAAGCAGTTTGTTGGTTGATGAATTACTGCAGGCATGAAAGAGAAGCTAAGTTAGGTTTCCAATATTTTATTCTGTTCTTTCATTTAAGATTGAATTAATTAGCTCAATTTTGCTGTACAAACTTTATGGTATCAATAGCTGAAAAGTGACCTATCTTAGGTGCTTTATGTTGATTAGGGGATGAAGATCTCACTTCAAATAAGATGATTGACTGAATTAGGCTAAGTTGAAGTGCCTTTCCGTTACATGCCTACACATTCATGGCTGTGTAACTGGACATACAAATGTATTCACAATTACATTCGTGGTTGTAACATTCCCTGTGATGTGATTCACTTTGCTAAATAAGTATATGTTTCATAACTATGATTTCTTTGCTCGtaattatctaataatatatgaGATTTCCTTTTTTTATTGGTCAAATACTCTAGTTTGAATTGAAGTCCCTTCATTTTTTGCAGAGTGATATTGCTGCAGCATGTGCAGTGGCAGATTTAGATTTCCAGCCTCTTCTAAAGCCATGTCAACTAGTTGGTGTGATCTTTCTTTTTCTGCTGTACCGAAAGGGCATTGGAGGTAGTTCTCATATTTCTTTATGGTTCTGTTGTGTTTGATATCTGCCTTCTTGAGCCCTCCTTTAAAGAGTGTATCATTCAAGATGGTTATGAAATATATTGACCAATTAACTATTCCCTTGAAGCAGTCTATAGCATTCTCGAAATTTGTTCCGTATTATGCTCTAAAGATCTAAAGGCAGTTacaattatgatttttttagtaGATAAAAAAAGAGGTTCTGCACTGTATTAAACTTGACGAAATAGTCTATGGGAAAATATGACACATATAACTTTGATATAGAGACTGAGGCTGGGTCTGATAATTTATGTAAAAGAACACCATACTTCACATAAGTAGAGTGTTTGTTGCTGGTCCCCTAGCCATGCAACATTTAGCATTGTATTACCATTGGAAACAGTCTCAAGGGAATTAGTTCTGTTCAAATAAGTATAATAGTTTTAGATTTGTTAAGATATGTGATTTCAATTTTGTCATGTAATATGGACATATCACATCAACTGTTTGATATGTTCCTCTTTGGCTGAAGTGTACAAGGAAGCCTCTTGTTGGTTGGATGGTTATCTAACCTATTATAGATATTCTTTCCATGTCTAATTATTAATGAACAATTTTTCCCTCTTATTGAATCTGTTGTGATCCTTGAAGGAGTCATTATAAATCTCTAACATCACCTTGTAATTCTAGGACTGATTCACTTGTCCTTAGTGTTAAAGGAAGGCATTGACCTTTTCCTTATTGAGATAGTGATAATTAAGAGATCAGCAAGCTGTCTCTTTTCCTCATTTGTTCCTTGAGTTGAAGATACAATTTTAACActactaaaaaaattaaattatgtaaaaaccTTAGTCCTGTTTGCTGAATCCTTGAATATTATTTTTCTTAAGTTGAGCCCTCAAATTATTATTTCAGCCAACATTGATACAATTAACTTCactcatttattattattattatattttcatttGTTGAATTCAAGGGTTCAATGTGTATCATAAGCACATTGCTAGGGTCTAATGTAACAAAGTAAAAGTTTGATGACTCAGCAGATAGAAACAAAAAATCTAGGGGCTTGATAGTGGTTTTTCTGAAATCCAAATTATGGGGAAGGGGGAGTTGATCCTTCATTGATGGTCGCATATCTCATTCtgtggaaaaagaaaaaatattcatATTTTGCTGCTCCCATATCATTTAAGGAAACATATTGATAACTTGCAAACTCAGCATAGTTTCAAGAGTCTAGTTGGTCATGATTCTCTAATTGGGTTCACCTTATATAATTTGATTTGCCTTCAATTCAGGTTTGCAATTTCTTGGTGGGTTTATTCTTCCTGAACATGATAGATATTTTTGGAGTTACTCCAGTGTGTAGTGGCTTTGGGAGTGTATCGTTGTTAGATGttatattttcttattattttatagTGAAACTAGAGGATACTCTCTTGAGGAGATTGAAATGTCACTAAACCCCAAAAAAACCCAGCCAAGGACAAGTAGTAGTAAACCATCTCCAAACAAGCAGGAGATGAACCAACAAGTTGCATATAAAATCCttgcatttttcttttctaatctTAATATATATCTTGGTGATCATTATTGCTAGGTTTACCAACCTTGGACAAATCACTCGAGTTCCATTCTTGGGATTTCTTTCTAATACTGTATTTCTTATATAGAATCAATAAATTTCATTTTCTATATCCCTTCTGTTAATGTTATCTAGTTTGCTAACAACTCTCACCATATTAAGGTACAGTTGaacttattttaattgttaTCATACAAGCATATTTGTtgcttttacttttattttttttattgctgATGTTTAGTCAAATATGTCCGGTTGCTACATTTCTAGCTTTATTTTGAGCAACTCCTGAGTTATTACTACATGGACTTATTGGAATCAATGTGTTAGCATTAGGGACTGCTCCATTGACAAATTCAGTTGAGGATGTGCTTGCAACTCTAAGTGCAAATGACTATTGGGTTGGGTTGTAAGTCAAAACAAAAGAATGCCTATGttgttgaaattaaattaatagtgCAGTGGTTGCTTAATTTGACATATTGTGTGTTGTCAATCATGAAATGTTCTTCCAGGATAATGCATCCTATGGTATTAGGTGATTATCCTGCAACTATAAAGAAAAATACTGGCTTAAGACTACCTATATTTACCAATCATGAATCCAAACAACTTAAGGGTCCATTTTACTTTGTGGGAGTAAACCATTATGCCTCGGTACTCATCAAAGACAACCCCATCATCCCCgacttgaacttcagggataTCTTCGTTGACATGGCAGTCGATATGATCGGTAACCCTTTTCTTTGTTTCAATTGCTGATTTCTTAACATTTCCATATGTTTAGTTTCAAATGCTTATAATTTGGTCACGTTACTTCCCACTAAGGGACTCTAGATTGTGTGTCGGTAGCTTTGTCCGGAGCACTCTTTTCGTGGACAAAGCCTTTGCTGCTGGTTAGCTTTAAAGTGTTGTTATGCTTTAGATCATTAATAGCCTTTGGTATTAGTTTGTTATTGAGAAATTACTTCTGATTTTGATTTGCAGGTGATTAGTGGAATCAACAGAGGATCAAGCTGTGTAATCATATGTATGGACTTTCTTGAGCATTATTCACCATCTTTTATTAGTTTGTTTACCCCAGTATTATGTTACTGAAGGACTTTTGACAAATCACATTCTAACTATGAGATTGCCTCACAAAGTCTGTATCTGAGATAGAACATTACATGAGTTTTATCTTTTCCCCCCAACAAATCATTATATTCTACCCCCTTGTTGAAAGGATGATTTGTGTCTTGAAATTCCTTGAGGTTTTACTCATGAGTTGCTCCTGGTGCTCGAGAGGCATTAATTTCCGGTGTTCCATCTTTATCAATATCTctgaactcgttagttcatgATATTTTGTTCTTCTTTTCTGCTTTTGTACATATAGTATTTTTTCTTCGTTTCTCTTATATCCTTATCctaattgttttttatttacatttgtaACTGTAATAGGTAATTGCTCTGTTCAGTTGGATTGTTCTTCTGAGATGGGACTTGGGACAATTTTGTTGAAGTAACTTTACAGACATCGTGAATTATTGACTATCATTTCAATTATGTTAAGTACAAACACGTTGATTTATTTTTCTGTGTTAGAAAGAACAAGAACCAACAGTTCATTTCGTTATTTATGCACTTTTGTTCTCAATTTTGTTAAAAAGACAAATTGGTATATATTTTATTGAAGTGATTGAATTTATGTTTAAATTAGTGCATTTGTATTTTAGTGTACTAAATATTTAGTTACAAATTTCATATTTAATGAAAGTATATATGGAAAAAACATCTATTAACGacgataaaatatataaataatgaccGTTTATTCAATCATTAAAATATCATAACAACGATGGTAGAATATACAAATAACGATCATTTATTCACTCATTAAAATGTTATAATGACGACGGTAGAATACGCACATAACGACTGTACATTCACTCGTTACAATATCATAATAGTGACTGTAGAATACGCAAATAATGACCGTTTATTCACTCCTTAAAATTCCATAATAATGACGGTAGATTAGTTGATAACGACATTAATTACTTTCATAATTATTGAGTATTAACGATGGTTTATTTGTAGTCGTTGTTTGTTTCAACGACAGGACCACTTATACCGTCGTTAATACTTTTGACCTCGGAGGTTTTAACGAGGGGCCACGACGGTATATACTCTCGTTGTAAGTTAGTAACGAcggtatttatatatttaacgaCGAAATTTACTCTTGTTATAGAACTAATTTCTTGTAGTGAGTGATACTTGTAGTTAAATGGTTAGATAGGATGTGCATTGAGTAACCAAGACCAGTTTTGATC comes from Euphorbia lathyris chromosome 8, ddEupLath1.1, whole genome shotgun sequence and encodes:
- the LOC136202831 gene encoding beta-glucosidase 5-like; protein product: MTIGLGCKSKQKNAYVVEIKLIVQWLLNLTYCVLSIMKCSSRIMHPMVLGDYPATIKKNTGLRLPIFTNHESKQLKGPFYFVGVNHYASVLIKDNPIIPDLNFRDIFVDMAVDMIDCVSVALSGALFSWTKPLLLVISGINRGSSCVIICNCSVQLDCSSEMGLGTILLK